In Mercenaria mercenaria strain notata unplaced genomic scaffold, MADL_Memer_1 contig_597, whole genome shotgun sequence, a genomic segment contains:
- the LOC123530902 gene encoding matrilin-2-like yields the protein MMGWSRCTTYRPYAHYYQACCSGWSGFQCSTPICSNPCGNGGTCIGPDLCKCPTSFTGQQCTTNIPIRTTHIITTSTSTTLKPASSSSRSPLILRGNDTSDCVPEDKDVVFLVDSSSRDGEQNFRKVKEFIKQAIGTFDIGLNLTRVGLILFNTNATIVFPLDRFNASTDLLNAVENVAYKPTDGRNTGDALELVRNQGFTYDRPDVPNIAFLITDGYSSDKNSTIVQARLAKQNNSIQIIATAIGQFVDFNELVDIASNNPYTNQSLIYHVDDFDDLHIKSLENVFTNVICGFELSTLPPKVSMSTVFASVTPPCYDLVKNCDEYRQDMCTSYGQWAMRHCKKYCGFCHGTTTAAAKPCVDQIGNCREYGPDICISTAFKKWTKEHCSSFCGLCGADTTTTSMATKAAATSTSMNLDMTTNNKILATAPSFASTNTCTNKISSCGDFGQDVCTDYQQWAREHCQQYCGFCQG from the exons ATGAT GGGTTGGAGTAGGTGTACAACATACAGACCCTATGCACATTACTACCAGGCATGTTGCAGCGGGTGGAGTGGCTTCCAGTGCTCCACAC cCATATGCAGCAACCCATGTGGAAACGGCGGTACTTGCATTGGTCCTGATCTGTGCAAATGTCCAACCTCCTTCACAGGCCAACAATGTACAACAA ATATTCCGATACGGACAACGCACATTATAACTACATCGACGAGTACAACATTAAAACCTGCAAGTTCGTCATCGAG GTCGCCTTTGATCTTGAGAGGAAATGATACATCTG ACTGTGTTCCAGAAGACAAAGATGTCGTATTTCTAGTCGACAGTTCCAGCAGAGATGGAGAACAGAACTTTCGAAAAGTGAAAGAGTTTATCAAACAAGCAATTGGGACATTTGATATTGGTCTTAATCTAACTCGAGTGGGTTTGATTCTTTTCAACACGAATGCAACAATAGTTTTTCCATTGGACAGGTTTAATGCATCAACAGACTTACTAAATGCTGTAGAAAATGTTGCTTACAAACCAACAGATGGAAGAAATACAG GCGATGCCTTGGAGTTAGTTCGCAATCAAGGATTCACCTATGATCGCCCAGATGTTCCAAACATTGCGTTTTTAATCACGGATGGTTATTCATCTGATAAAAATTCAACGATAGTACAG GCTCGTCTAGCAAAGCAGAACAATTCAATACAGATTATTGCAACCGCAATTGGCCAATTCGTAGACTTTAATGAGCTGGTGGACATAGCTAGTAATAATCCGTACACAAACCAAAGCCTTATATACCATGTTGATGATTTCGACGATCTCCACATTAAGTctttagaaaatgtatttacCAATGTTATTTGTGGAT TCGAACTGTCTACTTTACCACCTAAAGTGTCAATGTCAACTGTGTTTGCTTCGGTGACACCGCCTTGTTATGATCTGGTGAAAAACTGTGATGAATATCGTCAGGATATGTGTACAAGTTACGGCCAATGGGCAATGAGACACTGTAAAAAGTATTGTGGGTTTTGCCATG ggaCAACTACAGCAGCTGCTAAACCATGTGTCGATCAGATAGGCAATTGTAGAGAATATGGCCCTGATATCTGCATTTCAACAGCATTCAAGAAATGGACAAAGGAACACTGTTCCAGCTTTTGCGGACTTTGTG GTGCAGACACAACAACCACATCAATGGCAACAAAGGCAGCCGCAACATCCACGTcaa TGAATTTAGACATGAcgacaaataacaaaatattagcGACGGCACCCTCGTTTGCTTCTACGAACACATGTACAAACAAAATAAGCAGCTGTGGAGATTTTGGCCAAGACGTGTGTACAGATTATCAACAATGGGCAAGGGAGCATTGTCAGCAATATTGTGGATTTTGCCAAGGTTAG